A section of the Pedobacter sp. HDW13 genome encodes:
- a CDS encoding SDR family oxidoreductase produces the protein MKNIKTALVVGANGVIGSKLIEHLESLGNWNIIGLSRRGGLSTNKTQYLTVDLLNEAESKQQLHKLHGVTHIFYAAYQDRSDWAGLVAPNMAMLVNVVNAIESVAENLQHISLMQGYKVYGAHYGPFKTPAKESDGAHMPPEFNVSQQEFLTEHQKGKKWTWSALRPSVVAGTALGNPMNLVMVIAVYASISKKLGVPLRFPGKPGAYDKLLDITDAGLLAKATVWAATNTACANQAFNITNGDLIRWNDLWPKIATYFKMETAAPLPMPLQQVMVDKAEIWADIQASYGLADTSYEAVSSWAFGDFVFSWDYDFFSDGTKARRMGFNEYIDTEKMFFDLFDELKRQKIIPEI, from the coding sequence ATGAAAAACATTAAAACCGCACTCGTAGTAGGTGCAAACGGGGTAATTGGAAGTAAGCTGATTGAGCATTTGGAAAGTTTGGGCAATTGGAATATTATCGGTTTATCGCGTAGAGGAGGCTTAAGCACAAATAAAACACAATACCTCACTGTTGATTTACTGAACGAGGCTGAAAGCAAGCAGCAATTGCATAAACTGCACGGGGTAACACATATTTTTTATGCTGCGTACCAGGACCGATCAGATTGGGCTGGCCTTGTTGCCCCAAATATGGCAATGCTGGTTAATGTAGTTAATGCGATCGAAAGTGTAGCAGAGAACCTGCAGCATATAAGTTTAATGCAAGGTTATAAGGTTTATGGTGCACACTATGGGCCATTTAAAACGCCTGCAAAAGAAAGTGATGGTGCACATATGCCTCCTGAGTTTAATGTATCGCAGCAAGAGTTTTTAACAGAACATCAAAAGGGTAAAAAATGGACCTGGTCGGCGCTTAGACCTTCGGTTGTTGCCGGAACGGCCTTGGGTAATCCTATGAACCTGGTGATGGTTATAGCTGTATATGCTTCAATTTCAAAAAAATTAGGTGTACCCCTTCGTTTTCCGGGTAAACCTGGTGCATACGATAAGTTGCTGGATATTACCGATGCCGGATTACTGGCAAAAGCTACGGTTTGGGCTGCTACAAATACAGCATGTGCCAACCAGGCTTTTAATATTACCAACGGCGATTTAATTAGATGGAATGACCTTTGGCCTAAAATTGCCACCTACTTTAAAATGGAAACTGCTGCTCCTTTACCAATGCCTTTACAGCAAGTGATGGTCGATAAGGCAGAAATATGGGCAGACATACAGGCCAGTTATGGTTTAGCCGACACTAGTTACGAAGCAGTATCGTCATGGGCTTTCGGCGATTTTGTTTTTTCATGGGATTACGACTTCTTTTCGGACGGAACCAAAGCAAGAAGAATGGGGTTTAATGAATATATAGACACTGAAAAAATGTTCTTCGACTTATTTGATGAACTTAAGCGTCAGAAAATTATTCCTGAAATTTAG
- a CDS encoding SDR family oxidoreductase encodes MKKLAGKTAIITGGNSGIGFATAKDFLAQGAKVIITGRNEKSVNEALAKLGDNAYGIISDSAYMEEVTKLAEQVKTITPTLDIVVINAGVGKFDALVTMTEETFDEIMNINFKGAYFSLQQLLPLINNGGSIILNTSINAHIGMAGATVYAASKAALLTLAKNLSAELTDRKIRVNAVSPGPVVTPLHSTDKLGLSTEDLKQMGDSLTQKIPVGRFGDAEEIAKTITFFASDDSSFILGSELIVDGGMYNL; translated from the coding sequence ATGAAAAAATTAGCAGGTAAAACCGCCATCATTACAGGAGGAAACAGCGGTATAGGTTTCGCAACAGCAAAAGATTTTTTAGCTCAGGGCGCCAAAGTAATTATTACAGGCAGAAACGAGAAATCGGTAAATGAAGCATTAGCCAAACTGGGTGACAATGCTTACGGCATAATTTCGGATAGCGCATACATGGAAGAAGTTACCAAACTGGCCGAGCAGGTAAAAACCATTACACCAACACTCGATATTGTAGTGATAAATGCAGGAGTAGGAAAGTTTGATGCGCTGGTCACCATGACCGAAGAAACATTTGATGAAATTATGAACATCAATTTTAAAGGTGCTTATTTTAGTTTACAACAATTATTACCATTAATTAATAATGGTGGATCGATAATACTAAACACTTCGATAAACGCGCACATTGGCATGGCAGGTGCAACGGTTTACGCCGCAAGTAAAGCAGCTTTGCTAACCCTGGCCAAAAACCTCTCGGCCGAATTAACCGATCGCAAAATCAGGGTAAACGCTGTAAGCCCTGGCCCGGTTGTTACGCCTTTACATAGTACAGATAAGCTTGGTTTATCGACAGAAGATTTAAAGCAAATGGGCGACAGCCTTACCCAAAAAATTCCGGTAGGCAGGTTTGGCGATGCCGAAGAAATTGCCAAAACAATTACCTTCTTCGCCTCTGATGATTCTTCATTTATTTTAGGATCGGAGCTGATTGTGGATGGCGGGATGTATAACCTTTAG
- a CDS encoding helix-turn-helix domain-containing protein, translating to MTKKRQAYYTCSMEAALNVIGGKWKLTILNRLLSGPKRYGELHRSVAGITEKMLTQQLRELEEDRVIARTIYPVVPPRVEYAFTESGEKLSDVFKALEIWGSNFQYRINPISGNADHDKSCYAFKEEEQPDQLIHNP from the coding sequence ATGACAAAGAAAAGACAAGCCTATTATACCTGTTCAATGGAAGCTGCCTTAAATGTAATTGGAGGGAAGTGGAAACTAACGATTTTAAACCGTCTATTATCGGGGCCTAAACGGTATGGAGAGCTTCATCGCAGCGTTGCAGGCATTACCGAAAAAATGCTTACCCAGCAGTTGCGCGAGCTGGAAGAAGATCGGGTAATTGCCCGCACAATTTATCCGGTAGTACCACCCAGGGTAGAATATGCTTTTACCGAATCGGGAGAAAAACTGAGCGATGTTTTTAAGGCTTTAGAAATATGGGGGAGTAATTTTCAGTACCGCATTAACCCGATATCAGGTAATGCAGATCACGATAAAAGCTGTTATGCCTTTAAAGAAGAAGAGCAGCCAGATCAACTTATCCACAACCCATAA
- a CDS encoding SusC/RagA family TonB-linked outer membrane protein — translation MRKDSLNQIKQKTIYNKLSGGVQKNTGNLSLFPAISLQQNLKGNYAGLYVQEPSGEPGTIQNMFLRGAPMPLLSKKDVYASQPLVVLDGIPLIGEHPFAFDIQQYDFNRIGPATNLLSTIDINNIASVEVLSDLASTAIYGPRGVNGVILLKSKSPDGIARSISFNSYIGMVQKPTVSTINGKYENTFRQRFYDIYTTNGRYSDDEAYPVYLSDSLNNVYSGKSDWTDLYYKNALVYGINLGLTGGSDRASFRFSLGNTKSEGVADGTGLDRYSAMFNINMKPVKWLLFSAMINGNRLNRTRNRSLRDRFAQINYFPDLSAPLAPNKDYYASYLNEYTKGFDDNKTNSIQGFAKLVGTLGKFKISSSFNVDYNEGYRDVFYARTLLQGNSYASNYYGFNQRLMMDNKATYDLNLKNVHDFHFELGQSMMWDIYKYNNAYAYKGANDYIKINLLDSKPKNDDGSDNGNYLTPTAFPRELTYRFLDKTADNLLSFYGKVNYSYNDKYFVSGTLRLDGSSNAQPTKRWFYSPVLSAAWNIKNDLLKDTKLVDDLVLRASVGRMGRAFTYDNYAQGPQYTASVGYTGNLTVPGYNAIGVLTRPYSFGWVGYGVPWSYSDQLNIGVDVAMLKNRLHVSADFYTKAEKNQLLGIPSYAEYGYKQSIESGLNMSNTGVDLTISALVIAQSKFSWNSALNLNHNSNKLTALPRGLNEIIIGNRFLKVGQPVDQYWLLENEGIYTANSQVPVVNGQPLKYNGTPLKAGDPRWKDQNGDNIIDEKDKVLKGHSLPVLSGGFDNSFTYGNWSLGTNLYFNLGRKLINQDMANRFDFVNREGNTDVSSVKEITFWEKRGDYSKYPLYNPWSTVIPYRTDQDLFLENASFLKLRSVSLGYDLGAVLKKKNIKINKFFVYGSVNNVFVITPYTGQDPELVSYDGIDTGYGQPIPRTYTLGVKMEL, via the coding sequence TTGAGAAAAGACAGCTTAAACCAGATTAAGCAAAAAACAATTTACAATAAGTTATCTGGTGGCGTACAGAAAAACACCGGCAACTTATCCCTTTTCCCTGCCATCTCATTACAGCAAAATTTAAAGGGCAATTATGCTGGTTTGTATGTTCAGGAACCATCGGGCGAACCTGGTACCATACAGAATATGTTTTTGAGGGGAGCACCTATGCCACTCTTATCCAAAAAGGATGTATATGCCTCGCAGCCTTTAGTGGTGCTGGATGGGATTCCGCTCATTGGCGAACATCCCTTCGCTTTTGATATTCAGCAGTACGATTTTAACAGGATTGGTCCGGCTACCAATTTGTTGAGCACCATCGATATTAACAATATCGCATCGGTTGAAGTATTAAGCGATTTAGCCAGTACGGCCATTTACGGGCCAAGAGGCGTAAACGGCGTAATTCTGCTCAAATCAAAATCGCCTGATGGCATTGCACGCAGCATTAGCTTTAACTCTTACATCGGTATGGTGCAAAAGCCAACCGTTAGTACCATTAATGGTAAGTACGAAAACACATTCAGACAGCGCTTTTATGATATTTATACCACAAACGGCAGGTACTCTGACGATGAGGCCTATCCGGTTTATTTAAGCGATTCGTTAAATAATGTATATAGCGGTAAGTCTGACTGGACCGATTTATACTATAAAAATGCACTTGTTTATGGTATCAATTTAGGTTTAACAGGAGGTTCGGACAGGGCCAGTTTCAGGTTCTCGCTCGGTAACACCAAAAGTGAAGGTGTGGCAGATGGAACGGGATTAGACCGTTACAGCGCCATGTTTAATATCAACATGAAACCGGTCAAATGGTTATTGTTCTCGGCAATGATTAACGGTAACCGTTTAAACCGCACCCGCAACAGAAGTTTAAGGGACCGCTTTGCACAGATTAACTATTTCCCGGATTTAAGCGCGCCACTGGCGCCCAATAAAGATTATTATGCCAGCTACCTGAACGAGTACACTAAAGGTTTTGACGATAATAAAACCAATAGTATACAGGGCTTTGCCAAGCTGGTGGGTACTTTGGGTAAATTTAAAATCAGCTCATCGTTTAATGTAGATTATAACGAAGGGTACCGTGATGTTTTTTATGCCCGTACTTTATTGCAGGGAAATAGCTATGCCTCTAACTATTACGGCTTTAATCAGCGTTTAATGATGGATAATAAGGCCACTTACGACCTTAACCTTAAAAACGTACACGATTTTCACTTTGAGCTGGGCCAATCCATGATGTGGGATATTTATAAGTATAACAATGCTTATGCTTATAAAGGCGCCAACGATTACATTAAAATTAACCTGTTAGATTCCAAGCCTAAAAACGATGATGGTTCGGATAATGGCAATTATTTAACCCCAACAGCTTTTCCAAGAGAATTAACTTATCGTTTCTTAGATAAAACAGCTGATAACCTGTTATCATTCTATGGTAAGGTAAATTATTCGTACAACGATAAATATTTCGTTTCGGGTACCTTACGCCTGGATGGTTCATCAAATGCGCAACCTACCAAACGCTGGTTTTACTCGCCGGTACTTTCTGCCGCATGGAACATTAAAAACGATCTGTTAAAAGATACTAAACTGGTTGATGATCTGGTATTGCGAGCTAGTGTAGGTAGAATGGGCCGCGCTTTTACATACGATAACTATGCACAAGGCCCGCAGTATACTGCATCAGTTGGTTATACCGGAAACTTAACCGTACCGGGTTATAACGCTATTGGTGTGCTTACTAGGCCTTACTCTTTTGGTTGGGTGGGTTATGGTGTGCCATGGTCATATTCCGATCAGCTTAACATCGGTGTAGATGTGGCGATGCTCAAAAACCGCCTGCATGTATCGGCCGATTTTTATACCAAGGCTGAGAAAAACCAGCTGCTGGGCATTCCATCGTATGCTGAGTATGGCTACAAACAATCGATAGAAAGTGGCCTGAATATGAGCAACACCGGGGTAGATTTAACCATTAGTGCTTTGGTAATTGCACAAAGCAAATTCTCATGGAATTCGGCCCTTAACCTTAACCACAACAGCAATAAGTTAACAGCATTGCCAAGAGGTTTAAATGAAATTATTATTGGCAACAGATTCTTAAAAGTTGGCCAACCGGTAGATCAGTATTGGTTATTGGAAAACGAAGGCATTTATACAGCAAATAGCCAGGTACCTGTAGTAAACGGACAACCTTTAAAATACAATGGTACGCCTTTAAAAGCAGGCGACCCACGCTGGAAAGACCAGAACGGCGATAACATTATCGACGAGAAAGATAAAGTATTGAAAGGCCATTCGCTACCGGTTTTATCGGGTGGTTTCGATAACTCTTTTACCTACGGTAACTGGAGTTTAGGTACCAACCTGTATTTCAACCTGGGCCGCAAACTCATTAACCAGGACATGGCTAATCGCTTTGATTTTGTAAACCGCGAAGGCAATACCGATGTATCGTCGGTAAAGGAAATTACTTTCTGGGAAAAAAGAGGCGATTACAGCAAATACCCACTGTACAATCCATGGAGCACTGTAATTCCTTACCGTACCGATCAGGATTTGTTTTTAGAAAATGCTTCATTCCTGAAACTGAGATCTGTTTCACTGGGATACGATTTAGGAGCGGTACTGAAAAAGAAGAACATCAAAATCAACAAGTTTTTTGTGTACGGATCGGTAAATAATGTATTTGTAATTACGCCTTACACCGGGCAAGATCCTGAGCTGGTAAGTTACGATGGTATTGATACCGGTTATGGCCAGCCTATACCAAGAACGTATACTCTGGGTGTTAAAATGGAATTATAA
- a CDS encoding RagB/SusD family nutrient uptake outer membrane protein, whose amino-acid sequence MKKILYTFLLATVVLSGCNKALETDSTRVVGEKNMWNTVEDARAGIMGVYALTRAALSDNNGHWIYGDVRPGEFTSPKRQDLKAIISNNLNASYPVVESLSDWTRFYAIVNGANVFMENVAHVKATDKRYSDNNMTVDIAQARFLRAFAYFYMVRIWGDVPFIISSNEGVFENKPRENQAKILAWVESEMLKAAADLPYIYSGGDIQQPSNYYNEDRSRWGGALATKVTAYAVLAHVAAWTADYSNVAKYAKFVEDNYGKSGGGFTSSTDLSNSNGFFYNKNTRQMFGFNSDYGHIDGSSTGHIEELTLAEPIITKAIPDIYLPKDSILKYFNWPNDERFAVDTLGQSKYDRYFTNLNGKYPIFSKIKVIQGGSTDPNFRYFTSALIFTRLEDIVLLRAEALSVLGDQTGAANELLSILLRRTVPGTSISFNANGDLIKMIFEERHRELLGEGQRWYDLIRYNKIRQNDAKFMNLINSGGIYWPISRRLLLQNNLLTQNPYWR is encoded by the coding sequence ATGAAGAAGATATTATACACATTTCTGCTGGCTACAGTGGTTTTATCAGGTTGTAATAAAGCCCTTGAAACCGATTCGACGCGCGTTGTGGGCGAGAAAAACATGTGGAACACCGTAGAAGATGCAAGGGCAGGTATTATGGGTGTTTATGCGCTTACACGTGCAGCACTATCTGATAACAATGGCCACTGGATTTACGGCGACGTGAGGCCTGGGGAGTTTACAAGCCCGAAAAGACAAGACCTGAAAGCCATTATCAGCAACAATTTAAATGCATCTTACCCGGTAGTAGAATCGCTTTCTGATTGGACCAGGTTTTATGCCATTGTAAATGGTGCGAATGTTTTTATGGAAAATGTAGCCCATGTAAAAGCGACCGATAAACGTTACTCGGATAACAACATGACGGTAGATATTGCTCAAGCTAGGTTTTTAAGGGCTTTTGCTTATTTCTACATGGTACGCATCTGGGGCGACGTACCTTTCATTATCTCATCAAACGAAGGGGTATTTGAAAACAAACCGCGTGAAAATCAGGCCAAGATTTTAGCATGGGTAGAAAGTGAAATGTTAAAGGCCGCAGCCGATTTACCTTACATTTACAGCGGAGGTGACATTCAGCAGCCCAGCAATTATTACAATGAAGACAGAAGCCGTTGGGGCGGTGCGTTGGCCACTAAAGTGACTGCTTATGCTGTTTTAGCACATGTTGCAGCCTGGACAGCCGATTATTCGAATGTGGCCAAGTATGCCAAATTTGTAGAAGATAATTATGGCAAAAGTGGTGGTGGTTTTACTTCGAGCACCGATTTGAGCAACTCAAATGGCTTTTTCTACAATAAAAACACCAGACAAATGTTTGGCTTTAACTCTGATTATGGCCACATCGATGGTTCATCAACCGGACATATCGAAGAGCTAACACTGGCCGAACCAATTATTACCAAAGCCATACCGGATATCTATTTACCGAAAGATTCGATTCTGAAATATTTTAACTGGCCAAATGATGAACGTTTTGCAGTGGATACCTTAGGTCAATCTAAGTACGACCGGTATTTCACTAATTTAAATGGTAAGTATCCCATTTTTAGTAAAATAAAGGTAATTCAGGGTGGAAGTACCGACCCCAACTTCAGGTACTTTACAAGTGCGCTTATTTTTACCCGCTTAGAAGATATTGTGCTTTTAAGGGCCGAAGCACTATCGGTTTTAGGCGACCAAACCGGCGCTGCTAATGAATTGCTGAGTATCCTTCTGCGAAGAACAGTACCGGGTACATCTATTAGTTTTAATGCGAATGGCGATTTGATCAAAATGATTTTTGAAGAAAGGCACCGCGAATTATTGGGTGAGGGGCAACGCTGGTACGATTTAATCCGCTACAATAAAATCAGACAGAACGATGCCAAATTTATGAACCTGATCAATTCGGGCGGTATTTACTGGCCAATTTCGCGTAGGCTTTTGTTGCAGAATAATTTATTAACACAGAACCCTTACTGGCGCTAA
- a CDS encoding fasciclin domain-containing protein yields MKPSSSFKSHCEMLKLMMASSPLKYNQMKKFVKYVGAITMLLLLALVYSACKKNGGYYEAAGETAPFSGNIYEYLKSKPGVYDSLIVAVDRMGLKKTLTDSNVTLFAVTNPSFQLALRNLNALRKQSDKDPLFLANIDGVQLDTMISYYIIRGVKPTDSLKLQDGLNLTSVKVAYPMHAKSVKGSASGQVGAGPEVIEFSNTKKSKFIRNWSTSTTASNNIRTKNGIVHVISPDHLFGFDGFVTRLTFVPPPPNLMTIVGGTFSTNRENGGGPTSGENSKKVIDGDDHTKFLCDLNGFLTMQFKLKTPEVSSVYTLTSANDAVERDPKAWTYEGSQDGVNWTELHRVSNFFFEERYQQKVFRCTNTVAYQYYRVNITELRSGGVFQLAEWTINKTK; encoded by the coding sequence ATGAAACCATCATCATCTTTCAAATCGCACTGCGAAATGCTTAAGCTCATGATGGCTTCATCACCATTAAAATATAATCAGATGAAAAAATTTGTAAAATATGTGGGAGCCATAACCATGCTTTTATTGCTAGCCCTGGTGTATTCGGCTTGTAAAAAGAACGGAGGCTATTACGAAGCTGCCGGTGAGACCGCGCCGTTTTCGGGAAATATATATGAATATTTAAAAAGCAAGCCTGGTGTTTACGATTCGCTAATTGTAGCGGTTGACAGGATGGGGCTAAAAAAGACACTTACCGATAGTAATGTGACCTTGTTTGCCGTTACCAATCCTAGTTTTCAGCTGGCTTTACGTAATTTAAATGCCCTAAGAAAGCAATCGGATAAAGATCCCTTGTTTTTAGCCAATATTGATGGCGTACAGTTGGATACGATGATTTCTTACTACATCATCAGAGGGGTAAAACCAACCGATTCGTTAAAACTACAGGATGGTTTGAATTTAACCAGCGTAAAGGTTGCTTATCCCATGCATGCCAAATCGGTAAAAGGATCGGCATCGGGCCAGGTGGGGGCCGGACCCGAAGTAATTGAATTCAGTAATACCAAAAAAAGCAAGTTTATCAGAAACTGGTCTACCAGTACTACTGCTTCAAATAATATCCGCACCAAAAACGGAATTGTACATGTAATCAGTCCCGATCACCTTTTCGGTTTCGATGGTTTTGTTACCCGTTTAACCTTTGTTCCGCCTCCGCCAAACTTAATGACTATTGTAGGAGGTACATTTTCTACCAACCGCGAAAACGGTGGTGGGCCAACCAGTGGTGAGAACTCTAAAAAGGTAATCGATGGCGACGATCATACCAAGTTTTTATGCGATTTGAACGGCTTTTTAACGATGCAGTTTAAACTTAAAACACCAGAGGTGTCGTCTGTTTATACCCTAACATCAGCTAACGATGCGGTAGAAAGAGATCCGAAAGCCTGGACGTATGAGGGGTCTCAGGATGGTGTAAACTGGACCGAATTACACCGCGTTTCCAACTTCTTCTTCGAAGAAAGGTATCAGCAAAAAGTATTCAGGTGTACCAATACAGTGGCCTACCAGTACTACCGCGTAAATATTACCGAGTTAAGAAGCGGTGGTGTATTCCAGCTGGCCGAATGGACAATTAATAAAACGAAATAG
- a CDS encoding DUF5007 domain-containing protein encodes MKSILKKEHLFVVFALVVFSGCKKLYNLPDEKDYLSNNVNFSNKILEPIIGRNNLIGGFNGDNSTAPITFEILNARFGDGRPVNDIFQKVPTYVWIAPYTGLEKSLAEIEAKRKLEEHSLLEIRSSGQFILWASATNQLIKPRPIDSTNFSQDTRFFDVKVKNTGGERLIKDFQIRPFRERPYEPSNDFNAYTGLPAPDPKFPLDKKLRDYIRPYLNNVVGANSNKNLVSNNDLKDVVVYIRPFTGGNGHSLRIKALNKDSVEINPAFFNETVWDKMIHGFNMQKTDKYVQYDVAYPIPLVEVPTSYATGGSRAKAELSYSRGAFGGGRIIANFGVDFAIYRAGDWEVVFHFKTDNPKFANE; translated from the coding sequence ATGAAGTCAATCCTAAAAAAGGAACATCTTTTTGTAGTGTTTGCGCTGGTTGTTTTTAGCGGATGTAAAAAACTATACAATTTGCCTGACGAAAAAGATTACTTAAGTAACAATGTAAATTTTAGCAATAAAATTCTGGAGCCGATTATTGGCCGTAATAATTTAATAGGTGGTTTTAATGGCGATAACTCAACAGCACCAATCACTTTCGAAATTTTAAATGCAAGGTTTGGAGATGGAAGGCCGGTGAACGATATTTTTCAAAAAGTACCTACTTACGTTTGGATCGCCCCATACACGGGTTTAGAAAAAAGCCTGGCTGAGATTGAGGCCAAAAGAAAACTCGAGGAGCATTCTTTATTGGAAATCCGTTCTTCAGGACAGTTTATTTTGTGGGCATCGGCAACGAACCAACTGATTAAGCCAAGGCCTATAGATAGTACCAACTTTTCGCAGGATACCCGTTTTTTCGATGTAAAAGTTAAAAATACAGGTGGCGAGCGATTAATTAAAGATTTCCAGATCAGGCCGTTCAGGGAGCGCCCTTATGAGCCTTCTAACGATTTTAATGCTTACACAGGCTTGCCTGCACCTGATCCTAAATTCCCGCTTGATAAAAAACTAAGGGATTATATCCGCCCTTATTTAAACAATGTAGTTGGCGCTAATAGTAATAAAAATCTGGTAAGCAATAACGACCTTAAAGATGTGGTGGTTTACATCCGTCCGTTTACAGGCGGCAATGGGCATTCGTTGCGAATCAAAGCTTTAAATAAAGATTCGGTAGAAATCAATCCGGCCTTTTTTAACGAAACCGTTTGGGATAAAATGATACATGGCTTTAACATGCAGAAAACCGATAAGTACGTACAGTATGATGTGGCTTATCCAATTCCACTGGTAGAAGTTCCAACCTCGTACGCCACTGGTGGTTCGAGAGCAAAGGCCGAGCTGAGCTATTCAAGAGGCGCTTTTGGTGGTGGTCGTATCATTGCCAATTTCGGTGTCGATTTCGCCATTTACCGGGCAGGAGATTGGGAAGTTGTATTTCACTTTAAAACAGATAACCCAAAATTTGCAAACGAGTAG